The genomic segment GCCGCATCCCAGTGCGCGCTCTCGGCGTAGATGCGGCGCGAGAGGGTAAAGGTACCGGGCTGAAACTCGAAGACCGTGATGTTGGCGAACATGTCGCGGGCGGGGTCGAAGGCCTGGTAATAGAAGATGCGTGTGGGCTCGCCGGAGCCTGAGGCTTCTCCGGACATCCACTTGCGATCGGGGCGAAGGAAGGTTTGCGCGGGTTTGCCCTTGATGCTGGAGAGCAGAGATTCCTGGCGCCGGTTCGCCGCGGGCAAATAACTTTCATCGAAGGCGAAGAGCAGCGCGGAGAGAATTGCGGCGACCAGCAGAACCGGCGTGACGATGCGATACAGGCTGACGCCTGTGGCCTTCATCGCGGTGATCTCGCTGGAGCGGCTGAGCGCGCCAAAGGTGACGAGCACGGCGACCAGCGAGCATACCGGTGTGACGTGGTACAGGATGAACGGAATGAGATTGATGAGATAGTCGCCGACGGTGACCAGCGGCGTGCGGTACTTGATGATGTCGCCGATGAGCTCGAAGAACGTGAAGATGAGGAAGAGCACGGTGAGCGCGGAGAGCACGAGGACGAAGTTGCGCAGGAAACTGCCCATCGCATACTCGTCAAGGATGAGCGGGAAGCGCGCACGCACCACACGCCTCAGCCGGCGAAGACGGTCCCCGGCGCCGACGCCTCCGGGCTCAGAAGGGCGCGCGCGAGAGAGCCGTTGAAACCTCTTTGAAATCGCGTTGCCAAAACTGGAGAGCAGGTTGAGCGCAAGTCCGCCGCGCCTCAATTGCTGGATGAGTAGAACTCCGGCGATCGTGAAGAGTACGTTTGCGCCCCACACACCTGCAAAGGCTGGCAACTTCTGTTGCCGCGCGAGCGCAACTCCGATCTCTGAGAGGAAGTAGTAGACGAAGACGAGCAGAAGCGTAACTGCGAAGCCGGTTCCTTTGCCGCCGCGCTTGGAGGAGAGCCCAACCGGAACGCCGACGAGCATGAGCACGAGGCAGGCGGTGGGGAACGACAAGCGGCGATGGAACTCGATCGAGTAGGGCCGCGTGTCGGTGGTTTTGTCAGCACCATGCGCGCGACGCCAGACTTCGCTTGTGTCGAGCGCCTGCATGGGTGTATCGCGGCGGCTGAGGTGCGTGTCCTCCTGCGAGGTGGTTTCGATAGGCAGGACCGTGGAGTTGAATGTGGCGATGTCGTACTGGTTGGGATCGTTGGCGGCGATGTCGTGACGGCTGCCGTTGAGGAGGTCGAGCCGAAGGGTCTGGCGCTCATTGCCGGCCTGCACAATGGCGTCCTGCGCGGAGATGATGTGGGGCGTCGCGGGCTGCGTGAGGTCGGCGAGGAAGACGTGCTTCCAGATGGCTGTGCCGTTGGCGCCGGGCACGACTTCCTGCGTGTAGAGGACGTAATTCTTGAAGTCTTCGTAGAAGACGCGCGGCTGGACTTCGACCGTCGCCTGCGAGGTCTTGCTCTGCTCTTCGTAGTTGAGCAGGGCTCGCGCCGCACGTGGAGCGACGTAGAGCGAAATGGCCAGGCCAGCTAACCAGGAGAATACGGCGACGATGCTGACGATGCGAATGAAGGAGACGACGCCGAGTCCGCTGGCGCGCATGGCGGTGACTTCGCTGTCTGACGCCAGGCGGCTGAGGCCGAGCAGAATGCCGATGAGGACTGCCATCGGGATAGTGAGGGTGAGAAAGTTCGGTAGCAGATAGCCAATCAGCTTGAGGAGATCGAGGGGAGTGGCGATGCCGCGGACTGCGAGCTCGAGCAGCGGCAGCAGGTAGCGCATGAACAGCATGAAGGTGAAGAGCACGCCGCCAAGGAGGGCGTAGCCGACGACCTCACGAAGAATGTAGCGGGTGAAGATGCGCACGTACGATTTGCCTGCTGGATTCAAGTGTATCGCGGCGATTCTG from the Acidobacteriaceae bacterium genome contains:
- a CDS encoding LptF/LptG family permease translates to MRIFTRYILREVVGYALLGGVLFTFMLFMRYLLPLLELAVRGIATPLDLLKLIGYLLPNFLTLTIPMAVLIGILLGLSRLASDSEVTAMRASGLGVVSFIRIVSIVAVFSWLAGLAISLYVAPRAARALLNYEEQSKTSQATVEVQPRVFYEDFKNYVLYTQEVVPGANGTAIWKHVFLADLTQPATPHIISAQDAIVQAGNERQTLRLDLLNGSRHDIAANDPNQYDIATFNSTVLPIETTSQEDTHLSRRDTPMQALDTSEVWRRAHGADKTTDTRPYSIEFHRRLSFPTACLVLMLVGVPVGLSSKRGGKGTGFAVTLLLVFVYYFLSEIGVALARQQKLPAFAGVWGANVLFTIAGVLLIQQLRRGGLALNLLSSFGNAISKRFQRLSRARPSEPGGVGAGDRLRRLRRVVRARFPLILDEYAMGSFLRNFVLVLSALTVLFLIFTFFELIGDIIKYRTPLVTVGDYLINLIPFILYHVTPVCSLVAVLVTFGALSRSSEITAMKATGVSLYRIVTPVLLVAAILSALLFAFDESYLPAANRRQESLLSSIKGKPAQTFLRPDRKWMSGEASGSGEPTRIFYYQAFDPARDMFANITVFEFQPGTFTLSRRIYAESAHWDAAASHWEFENGWERVFSANGDSVTNYQSFKESSFGEIYETPSYFKKEERPSQEMSYSELSRYIRDLQQSGFDTTPLRVQLNGKLSYPLLTLVMAILAVPFSLSAGKRGSLSGIGAAVALVIVYYVLAGISENLGNVNSLPAVLAAWSPDLLFAMAGSYLLLRTPT